One window of the Colletotrichum destructivum chromosome 6, complete sequence genome contains the following:
- a CDS encoding Putative carboxylesterase, type B, carboxylesterase type B, active, alpha/Beta hydrolase, with the protein MSPSTLVFVCLIALTWAAPQLFGGPQVTIKAPQATLKGSTKGFLGAKSGEVESFMGIPYAKPPIGELRFKAPVRLTESLGEIDVTTEQPESCPQFVLKSDFGSPLIPPGLLDSVLNLPILQNLAVGKEDCLTINVQRPAGTKEGAKLPVMYWIFGGGFELGSTSMYNGAGLVAEGMSTGKPFIFVAVNYRVGAWGFMPGKDLMDEGNSNAGLLDQRMGLEWVQDNIASFGGDPEKVTLWGESAGAISIFSQFTLFNGNITRNGKALFRGAIMNSGSAVPTDPMDSPKATKVYEQVLSTAGCSGAKDRLGCLRKLSYEDMRKAANSVPGLLSYSSVALSYLPRPDGKNVPSSPEVFATTGKLPKIPFILGDQEDEGTLFALFQPNITNTKKIEEYLSTLYFNNASPQQIKELVATYNPRPSEGSPFRTAGLNEIRPQFKRLAAILGDAVFTLTRRAVFSISQTVQPEVNNWSYLASYDYGTPVLGTFHGSDLLQVFFGIKPNYAAAATRAYYFNFAYNLDPNNSSGGTGTAKVKLIDWPKWRDGNKMLHMLADKAELINDDFRQDSYNFLLNNVASLRF; encoded by the exons ATGAGTCCCTCGACGCTGGTCTTCGTCTGTCTAATCGCTCTGACATGGGCCGCCCCACAGCTATTCGGGGGCCCCCAAGTCACCATCAAGGCGCCCCAAGCAACCCTCAAGGGCAGCACCAAAGGCTTTCTCGGAGCAAAGAGCGGCGAGGTTGAATCGTTCATGGGGATTCCATACGCAAAACCTCCCATTGGCGAACTGCGGTTCAAGGCCCCCGTCCGCTTGACGGAATCTCTGGGAGAGATCGACGTCACCACGGAGCAGCCAGAGTCATGTCCTCAGTTTGTCTTGAAGTCCGATTTTGGTTCGCCGCTCATCCCCCCGGGTCTTCTCGATAGCGTGCTCAACCTTCCCATCCTTCAGAACCTGGCCGTCGGCAAAGAGGACTGCCTGACGATTAACGTGCAGCGGCCTGCGGGAACAAAAGAGGGGGCCAAGCTCCCCGTCATGTACTGGATCTTTGGCGGTGGCTTCGAGCTGGGGAGCACGTCCATGTATAACGGGGCGGGTCTCGTGGCCGAGGGCATGTCGACGGGCAAGCCCTTCATCTTCGTGGCTGTCAACTATCGCGTTGGGGCGTGGGGTTTCATGCCGGGCAAGGACCTCATGGACGAAGGCAACTCCAATGCCGGTCTGCTCGATCAGCGGATGGGGCTCGAATGGGTTCAAGACAACATTGCTAGTTTTGG CGGCGATCCCGAAAAAGTCACTCTGTGGGGAGAATCTGCTGGAGCCATCTCGATCTTCAGCCAGTTCACGTTGTTCAATGGCAACATTACACGGAATGGAAAGGCTTTGTTTCGCGGTGCCATTATGAACTCCGGATCTGCTGTCCCTACCGACCCCATGGACTCGCCCAAAGCCACCAAGGTATATGAACAGGTGCTGTCTACCGCGGGCTGTTCAGGGGCGAAGGACCGGCTGGGGTGTCTCCGGAAACTCTCGTATGAG GACATGCGGAAAGCCGCCAATTCGGTACCGGGTCTGTTGAGCTACAGCTCCGTCGCCTTGTCGTATCTCCCCCGACCAGATGGCAAAAACGTCCCTTCGAGCCCTGAAGTATTCGCGACGACGGGCAAGCTGCCCAAGATACCATTCATTCTTGGGGATCAAGAAGACGAAGGGACTCTCTTCGCGCTCTTCCAGCCAAATatcaccaacaccaagaAGATAGAGGAGTACCTGTCTACACTCTATTTCAACAACGCCTCTCCCCAACAAATCAAAGAGCTGGTGGCGACATACAATCCGAGACCATCCGAGGGATCTCCGTTCAGGACCGCCGGCTTAAACGAGATCCGTCCGCAGTTCAAGcgtctcgccgccatcctcggcgacgccgtcttcaccCTTACTCGCCGGGCCGTCTTCAGCATATCCCAGACGGTCCAGCCCGAGGTCAACAACTGGAGCTACCTGGCCAGCTACGACTACGGCACCCCGGTCCTCGGCACGTTCCACGGCTCCGACCTGCTCCAGGTCTTCTTCGGGATCAAGCCCAATtacgccgcggccgcgacgcGCGCGTACTACTTCAACTTCGCCTACAACCTGGACCCGAACAACTCGTCGGGCGGCACGGGCACCGCCAAGGTGAAGCTGATCGACTGGCCGAAATGGAGGGACGGCAACAAGATGCTGCACATGCTGGCGGACAAGGCCGAGCTCATCAACGACGACTTCCGCCAAGACAGCTACAACTTTCTGCTGAACAACGTGGCGAGTCTGCGCTTTTGA